The genomic region ATATGCTCTATAAGTACTTTTTAAAACCTTTAATGTGAATAGATTACGCATTGTGATGCTTATGCAAATTAGCTTTACTTTTCAGCCTTAGACTAATCCATAAATGTCAtttaaagttttgttttttattttttatatttgataatGTTCCCATCAGGATATAATAGCAGATTTTATacattaaaatgatttattCATAACTTATTTGACTTGTACACTGCAATaactttttatttcttattgaaagcctttgttttttgtattataatttaattgtattattattagatagttcttttttattcaaacacttacggaaaaaatattttacttgcCAGTGGATTTCATTCTGCCAAATAAGcaatacaattaaatgtaattaactaTACTATAAGTTTCTGCTATATAAACAGTATGCTGTGTAAATATATACTTGTTTTTCTATACTTAAACTTGTTACTTTTatccagacctgggttcaaatactattACTCCTGGtttaatatctgaaatgcacaAGGTAAATATTGCATAATTTGGTCAGTTAATTGATTTACAGACTCTATACATGGAGGATTGAGATGGATTTATTGTACCCTAAGCAATCAACAGAAAAGTTTCATAagtgcaaaaaaatattaaaacaattctaaaggatttgaaatattttaattagtATTTGCTTTAATCACCTTTTCAGTGGTCTGAAGTTGTTCCATACTGGGTGCTGAGGGGATCATGATATCACTGCATAGTTACTGGGTGGCATTTAGCTAGCTCTATTATTTAGCTCTTAGTAACTCTTCTACCTTAGATCCTATGTGGGTGATTCCACTTCAGTTCATATAAAATTAACGTTTCCAAGAGTTGCTCAGTTTTTTGCCCCAATACACTACTTAGTCTGTGTAAGGCGTTTTTAATGTTAATCATAACTCATCCTAGTAAACACACTGTATTGTAAATCATATTTAAACTGTGTCCAAAGGTTTAAATGGTCGTGTTCcgattaaatgttttgctgtgtgagccacaaagaaaattatttattgtgtCAATAATATTGTATCAGATGTTCTCAATGTAACCTCCAACAGTACGACACTTCATCTAACCACATGTCAATCCCACTAGGGAGTTTTGTTACCGTCCACATTTCTGATGAAATTGGTCTTCCTGTTTTACAACCTTGAATTTTCAACTCCAGAAACCTTCAGCAGTATAGTGGCAGTAAAGATGTCTACTGTAGACTGACAGGTCCCAAACCTCAGAGCATAAAGCTGTCTGACAATGATGTGCAGTACTGAGACGCCTAACCTGAGTCCAAAATGGTACCTGGTATCGATATATAGTGCACTATTCTTTATTTAGGGCCATTAAGCTTTTGTACACTACTTTTGGCCAGAGGCCTAAGGACCCATTGTGGACACACTCAGTCTCCTGACTTTACCCAGACTACGTGGCCAATTCAATGATTCAAACAAGGAAATGTTGTAGCAACGATGCAGTAACTTTTAATACATATGACATtcgagtgaaaaaaaaaaatctaaatctacAACGCTGTACAAAAATATGTCAGTATAACTATACAACAACAATCTGGGACAGATTATCTTATGATTTTAGTATTGGTCTTCACTTTGGAAAGTTGTGACTATGCCACATCATGGCCATTAGAATGTATTCAGTATGCAAAGTACAGTATAAGTGTagctatacagtatattctaaAGACAATCAACAGCAGCCTCTCACtctgtttttaaaattaaatgccAAACGTTGTATCCAAGATTCCAACAAGGCTGTGTCAGTGTAACCATCGTATAACCATAGTATAGTGATTTGGATAAATGGCAGAGATAAAAGtggaattttgtttttacatgacTTCTAGACACTTTGTGCATTTTTTTGCTAAAGAACTGCCGTCTGGGTGTATAATTAAACTAAATGCTGTTTTTTGTGATTGAAGTAAATGTGTATCCTTGCACTCCTTGCACAAACATTTAACATTCTCCAAATAGCTAtgttacacagacacaccccaAATCACACAAAGTCTCTAATACTTTAGAAAAGCTACTAGTTGGCTGTGCGTCTAACTTTTGTCCTAACTCCTGTTCTTAACAAGGAAGTAACCTCAGTATGGGGTTAGACATGCACCCGTGATGCAcatatctccctctcttaccGCATTCCTCCATCTTGATGGTGACGATCAATGTGAAGACATTTGACCCAGGGTCCCCAGGGCGGCACTCAGAGCCAGGCAGGAACCTCCTATCACTTCTCTGCTTTTGAGGAGGTAGAAAAGACACGGggtgtgatttttttaaatgtggggCGCCCCCTGTATTGTGCCCCTAACATGGGGACATCTGGCAGGAGCAATAAGGCTCTGTGATAAAGgtctctgtcctctttctcGACCAGTGAGCTGTGCGGCATTGAAGCTCTGCCCAGACATTCTCATGCTAATACACAGAAAGGCTGACAGCAGATGTGAAACATTTGGTTCTGTTCTTGTTCACTTGTAAAGAAATAATGTGCCTGTTatcattattttactttttgctGTTCTACCctgtattatatataaaagaaaaaaaaaaaagaaagtttaCAATGAAGCCCATCTTCTTTGGTGGCCTGtctgaggcagagagaggctgGAACTTTCGTGTGACTGTTGGGAAATGGACAATCTAAAGAGATTGactgttaaaatgtttcaaatggtCAACAATTATCGTAATTTGAAGTTATAatagcaaaaatataataatgttttaataaaacgaCTGtgcgtgtgttcgtgtgtgtgtgtgtgtttgtgtgagggagaaagagagagaaagagagcccATCAACAGACAGGGAAGGTTAGAGACTGCTTTCCTGCCTGATGCCATTTCATTGGTCCCTGACACGCCTCTCATTTACCTTTGCATAACATTTTATGCACTCTAATTGGATAAAAACGTGCGTATCGTCTTTCCCGATGTCATACTGAAGTTTGATACAGTAGCCCGCACACGTGAAGAGTAGGCAGAGATGCTGCAGTTGACTTTGCTACATCTGTCATCTTCTAATCTTGAACTGCTGACAATACGGTATTGACAAAAGAGGATTCGTTTTAGGCAACATATCCAGCgtataaaatatgaatttttcATGTTATAATTGAACTGCCCATTCTTTTGTTTTCTGACAATTGATACTTAACTTGTCAATATAATTGAGGTTGTAATAAGTTGAAAACAGCTCTAGCTTTGGGACGCACGAGAGGGTTCTTTCTAAGTGAGCCGCGTGCGAGTCTAATACGTGGATGCAGAGCGAGCTCCAGTAGCCGACGAGCTGTCCTCTGTAGTCTATTTCTTAATGGCAAGACCCAAGCATGTCTGCCTAGCATGGCTGTGGCTCTTGAACCGGCGACCAGCGGATCGTTATGGCTTTTAGCCGCATCTATTCGGACCCCCTGTCCcgaagcattttcaaaaaattctTGGTCATGCTGTGTTCTCTTCTCACCTCCCTATACCTTCTCCACTGCCTCACGGAGCGCTGCAGCAGCATGCCCATCCCGGTGAAAGCCTCCAGCCAGGTCGCGGGCTTCTTTGCTGCAGAACTAGATGACTTGAGGTCGCTGAGGAGGAAAAGACTTTTACAGAAATGGACCACTGTGTCCAAGCAGGGCTCCAACCGCAAGAGCGCGGACGCCAAACACACCTTTGAGTTCTCCTGGTTCGATGATGCTGATACGGGACAGGTTTTTTACGGACCGGAACCTCAGGTGGACAGAGATTATAGCGAGAACCGTGAGCTGTCCCGTGATGTGCAGCTTTCTTTGGATGATATCGTTTCTTTAAAAAGATTATCACCTCGTTTTATGGTAAACACTGTAAGTACAGGTAAACTCAGCCCTCTTGGAGAGGGGACCAAGAAGCTGCCCCAGGCGCTGATCATCGGGGTGAAGAAAGGTGGAACGCGCGCACTGCTCGAGTTCCTCCGCGTGCATCCAGATATCAGAGCGGTGGGAGCCGAGCCGCACTTCTTCGACCGTAACTACGAGAATGGACTGGAATGGTACAGGTaggtattattataatttttgtatGCATaggaaaaatatgaattattattgttaattaATATGGATAACTCATGCTTGTTGTCGGCTTTCCCCAAATGAATCAGTGCAGGCAGAAATAAATTGTGTTTTGCGGAACAGTCTTTCAGAAGTTGTGTTGGTACGTGCGCCGCCAGTGCCTCTCACTGGCAACACTTGTTAACCAGTGCATGGAATAATTCAGGAGGGGGGCTTTATActtgatttgtttttcacagtAAAGCCTAGTTCTGCACATTTTGTCTTGGAATGGTCTTTTATATTTTAGCAAATGCATAAGCATATTTACTTGTAAATCTGTCTTGAACAACTGAAACAATGCTGGATTCGAATATGCAACTAGTGGCTGAATGTCCAACTAAGTTGCATAAACGCCCTAATACAAAACACATCTAATCACATACTGTTTCTTCCACTTTTAAGTCGACATTTCGTTTTTTATCTtaaaccaattaaaatgtaACTCAAAATGACTATTTATGTGAAGGCATTACGATGTAGAGGCATTACTTAATTAAGACAAAGCTAacgaaatgtattttcagttaTATCTGGATTAAAAGCTCGTAATGCACATTTGTGAAAGACCAATAGTTGAGTATTTAATTACAATATTCTACAATACATGGCCATAACGAGGCCTATACCTTGATTTTCAATatgttattaatatttaatttaaattaaacacaGTGGTGGCTTTCGTTAAACTTATCTTGACTGTCCGTTACACACTATGGCAGGGCCCAATATCCCCtgcacaaaaagaaaatatattaccCTATTAACATAATTAATGACACGTTTCATTGAatttaaattaacattttaaaaatgagcTGTCTTGTAAATTATGAAATATCCTTTTGATTGATATATAACTACGAAAACACTCTTCATTGGGTATGCTCAACAATATAGAACATAATAGGCAATAAGAAAATTAAAGTAACACATTTCTATTCAAGATTTAATAGGAAGTAGACTCAGATTTCAGTCCACAGTCTCACTGCATATTGAGTAGCACTTTATTAAATTGCTGAAGGTGTATAAGGTCAATGTCTGAACTGGAAAATCAACATCAGAACATGTATACTCTGTCCTCCAAAATCTCCTCCTATCTTTAGTATTTACCCCGTTGTATCCCACTTCCCACTGCATTCTAAATGAACTTGTGATTGATAATATGGGGTTggttcacttaggggtgtgtgtgtgttttttttgtgtgtgtgtgtgtgtgtgtttgcatgcatgtTGTACGTCTGTGTCTGCGTGCATGTGTTCCTGTGCGTATACGTTAacgcttttgtgtgtgtgtgtgtgtgtgtgtgtttgcatgcatgtTGTACGTCTGTGTCTGCGTGCATGTGTTCCTGTGCGTATACGTTAacgcttttgtgtgtgtgtgtgtgtgtgcgttctcAAGGGGATAATGGCTCTCCCCTCTCAGTGGGTCTGGGTGTAATGGGGCAATGCCGACTCTGCAGCTCTGTTATTAAGAAGGATTAGGGCTATAATGAAAGGTTACCTGAGTGTCTCAAGAGGTATAATTCAAGTTTTGATTGAGTTAACACTGTGTAGCTCATTCTTAAAACCTGGAGAAACTTTTAACCCTCCAACCCCTGCCAGCCTCTTTTACCCTGTCAGAACTGTCTAACATTCTCACCTCTCACCCTGACCTGactgtctcacctctctcaccctcaCCTGACTGTCTCACCTCTCACCCTGACCTGactgtctcacctctctcaccctcaCCTGACTGTCTCACCTCTCACCCTGACCTGACTGTCTCACCTCTCACCCTGACCTGACTGTCTCACCTCTCACACCCTGACCTGactgtctcacctctctcacCCTGACCTGACTGTCTCACCTCTCACCCTGACCTGactgtctcacctctctcacCCTGACCTGACTGTCTTCACCTCTCACCCTGACCTGactgtctcacctctctcacCCTGACCTGACTGTCTCACTCTCACCCTGACCTGACTGTCTCACCTCTCACTCCCTGACCTGACTGTCTCACCTCTCACACCCTGACCTCCCTATCTCACCTCTCTCACCCTAACCTGactgtctcacctctctcaccctgacctgcctgtctcacctctctcacCCTAACCTGactgtctcacctctctcacCCTGACCTGCCTGTCTACCTTTTCACACCCTGGCCTgcctgtctcacctctctcacCCTGACCTGACTGTCTCACCTCTCACCCTGACCTGactgtctcacctctctcacCCTGACCTGCCTGTCTACCTTTTCACACCCTGACCTGCCTGTCTACTCTCTCCTTTCTCATACCCTTTCTTAACTGTGTACCTTCCCCCTCTCATACCCTAAGCTAACTCTCTACCCtatacccacacacagacacctcatTATTTGTGCCTCTATGAGAATGAATACTCTCTTTTTGCCATCCCTCTTTCACACACTTCTGTTTACCTCATCCATTGTGGGAGTTTAAGTCCATGAAGGTCCCATCTATCCAGAGGAGTTCCCAAGATTCCTCTTCATGGAATTTGGTCCATAGCCTCCAAGGACAAACTGAACAAACCCAACCTTTGAGCCAGTTACACTTAATTCCTTCCATTAAAATGGGGAATGGGCCTTATAATTGAAGTGGCCCGAAGTAGAAGAAATAAAGAAGAGTTGTAATAATGTGACTCAGGCCATTTTTGTCTTCTGCTTTTTGTCTTTTGTACTGCTTAATGGAATGGTGGGAAACatttccatagcttattcaaTGTATTTGGCAGTTTGATATATTTGTGCAAATGTCTAACTGATAAAGACAACAAAGAAGAACACATTTAATTATTAAGCCATGCTTCTTGTCTAGACAAGTGACTGTTATCCAGATGAAAAGTCCTTTATGAATTTCCCTTTTTGCCTGCCCTGTAAGTAGTTTTAGATCTACGTTGTTAGGTAACCAAGGGCTCAGAGTCACACGTCTCTCTACCTTGTAACCAGTCAATGATGCGCTAACCCGATATGTTTTGGTTCTACTTCAAGTAGACAAGGTCAGAGACAATACTGTGATAATATGACCGTGTTGTCCTCCAAATGAACAAGAAGGTCAGAAACAATACTGCGATATAATGACCGTGTTGTCCTCCAAATGAACAAGAAGGTCAGAGAAAATACAGTGATATAATGAAAGGTCCCAGTGGAAGGTGGTTTATTGTTATGTCTGGGGCCTACTATGTTTACGCCCCCTAGCTTTGGCGTGGCCTTTATCTACCCCCCTAACCGAGCCATCACCTGTTAAGGGATTTGAGCCTGGTCGGCGGGAGTCCGATGTATACGACATCACCAGACGGACTGAATTAGACCCGACCAAATACCATCTAATGGGTTAATCACCCTTCATAAAAACATGCGCAGATGGAGACACACGGCTGCTCAAACCACATGTATCCCATACATATGCTACCTTCAGCAGTCCATGTTACTGCGTTGAAATGCCATGTTCGAGACAAGCTGATTAGTATGTACAGGGACATATAGATCATGCATGTACACATTACtgtgtatgtaatgtttatataatatttttttttaaactatggTAACAGAGAAAAACTAAAGCAGACaaaaaatactgtcaaaaaaaGCCACCCACTCTCATCAGCCACAGAGGACCCAATTTGCTGAAGATGTTATAGCagtcctctctttttctttagcaCTCAAATATTCTCTTTAGCGTCATACTTACTTAAAAAGTATCATTTCAATTTCTGGGGTTTGCATGAAAGGATGTCATaccaaaaaaacaagacaataaTTAGGAATTGAAAGGctgagctaaaaaaaaaatgcacgtGGTGTAAAATTAGGGACTGTctgtatttgaaagaaaattcTGTAATGGTGGTAAAAGTGTTCTTACCAAAAGCATTGACCTAGTCTGGACCCACATAGAAGGATTCTCTGGGGGGGTTTCTCTAATGCTCTTTGGCtggccctgtctgtctctgtggtgaGAGGCTGTCAGATGTGGATATAGGGGGCGAGGGTATTCAAGTATGTAAtgctggttttcactgtactcCAAATGCCAGGCATACAGTACAAGATCCAGATGTACAAATtcagaataaaatgttgttgtctCGTCCCATGTTTGAATTCCATACATATTCCATAAATGTTCGttttttcaaaccctttttgtGATAATCGTTCTTTCCAAGATGTGTCTACTCGTCTAGCCAAATAGCAAAGCTGGTGCTGCTTCACGGAtgaaaaaataagtacaaagaaaatacattcagtCAGTTGTCAGAGCTGTTGGTGAAAAGCGGTTTAAATTCCCAGCATTTTCTGTGAACTCCACATCCAAGTTGTTCATATCTTGGCAGCGTTAGGTGTCAATTAAGTTGGTGGCAGAGTTGAAAGTGCTGCCTTGTTTGTTGCGGTCAGACATGTCACTCATCATTCGGCCCGTGAAGATGTCTGGAGGACCTGTGGGAAGAAAACACTGGCGGCTCTCTTGAGGGGAGTCAGGAAAGACATCTCAGCAGTTGAACTACTTTGGAGTGTGGATGTCTTGAGTGGTCTAATGAATTGGGGAGGTTTCCATAATAGAAAGGCCTATACAGGCCTTCAGAAACATTGCAATTATTTGACTTTGCTACTATTCTCTAAATGAATGAACTTGCTGTTCCTGGCCCGTTCTGGACTGAAGAAACTATATGGTTCAGTGGTATCAGATCCAGACATTTCCTTCGCTTCATAACGCCATCATTCAGCTATCTCTGCACTCTGCTGCCATCCTTACTGTAGTTTTGACACTAGGCTGACTCAGAACATCAGAGTCGCTGACATTTTGTCATGAGAATGCAGGGCGCTAGCTGGAACAAAGAACCCTACCAAACCCAGACAAAGGACCCCTCTTtgagtctgtctgtttctgtttgtatttctgtgtgtgtatgttattgCTTGCCACTTGGAGCCCCTGGGTACAACTGACAGCCGAGGTTGGCCTTTTATCTGGCTTTGCCAGGAGTCCAACTATGATGTGTTCCTTGTTCCTCCTCACAACCTTAAACAGAGCCAATTCATTTAAATGAGCTCAAAGtccacactcactctctctcctccctgtctctgtttttgttctttctctgaCATACCTACTCTCTTTGGCACCAAGGTGTTCAACGTAGATTTAATACACTCACTTTGCAATACTCTATTGATCAATCAGAGTTTCAGTCCCATGGCAATGCATTGCTGAAAAAGAGCCACGTTGAAACGCccagaacaagagagagagaaaggaatcgagaaataaagagagagatctTCTGAGTATTAGCTGCCGACCgcagggttttgaatgtgaatTATCATGAACtaaaactgtacaaataaaaacgGACACAAGGCCCGGGGCATGTCGATGACgacaacaaacacaaacacacaaacgcacacacgtGCCTAAGCCCAACCACCGACCCTGCACATCCCAGCAGCTGAGCCTAGAAGGCCCCCgttgaggagagagggagacggggtAGGTCGAGCCACAGTGCTGGCTGTCAGCAGCTGCCCCCTGGAATGCGGGgaatctgcccccccccccacccacccccactgGGGGGGGGTGAAGACAGGCGGCAGGTGCAGACACCTCCCGAATCCCCCAGATGGTCACACCTGATGTTTTCACCTGACTGACGACCCGACCGACGCACTCAGGATAACAACCTGTCCGGGGTCCGGGGTCTCTTTTTTGGCCCCATAGGGGTCTGATTGGTTGAAGCCTCAAGGTCCTCAAGGATCTCAGAAACCCCTAAGAGGCTTTGATGAGAGTCTGTAGAAAGAAAGGCTAATTGACCATTTTAGGGGTCGGGTCAGGAAGGGCCACCAAGAGGGCTGCCTGCAAAAAATGTAGAGTTCACTACAGCTGACAGCAGATGGTAATGTTTGGAATAGAGTTACACTGGTTGCAGGACTCTGCGTAGTTGTCTATTTGCTTAGGAGATTTGCTTACACACTAGTCAGACAGCAACCTGCTTGACCCTTTCTTATCTTAAGGCCTCTTCAGTTAAACAGCTGTTGTTCTTGTGTTATGGGATATTCGTTTCAATGCTGATAACAATTCAGCGGTTCGGGGTTCGGATTACAAAAGAAACCAATTGGTTTGGGCCTACAAATATACAATGCCCTGCAACTCAACTCTGACTGATGTGTTTTTAGATCTCAGTATTTACTGAAGCATTTCTGATCATCTGTAAATGCCACAGAAGCAACATCGCAACATAAAAGATCTCTAGCTTTGCCTACAAATCTGCATACTGCTTCACTGTATTCCTTGAGCTCCCTCTGTGGAAACTTGCCATGTAATGTTTTGTTACATTGTTGTGCTTTACTACTGTTCCTTTAGGCATTTCTCCTGTTCATCTGAATGAAATGAAAAGCATCATGTCA from Esox lucius isolate fEsoLuc1 chromosome 5, fEsoLuc1.pri, whole genome shotgun sequence harbors:
- the si:ch211-216b21.2 gene encoding heparan sulfate glucosamine 3-O-sulfotransferase 3A1, with the translated sequence MAFSRIYSDPLSRSIFKKFLVMLCSLLTSLYLLHCLTERCSSMPIPVKASSQVAGFFAAELDDLRSLRRKRLLQKWTTVSKQGSNRKSADAKHTFEFSWFDDADTGQVFYGPEPQVDRDYSENRELSRDVQLSLDDIVSLKRLSPRFMVNTVSTGKLSPLGEGTKKLPQALIIGVKKGGTRALLEFLRVHPDIRAVGAEPHFFDRNYENGLEWYRELMPKTLEGQITMEKTPSYFVTREAPARISAMSRDTKLIVVVRDPVTRAISDYTQTLSKKPDIPTFESLTFKNRTTGLIDTSWSAIQIGIYAKHLDNWLQYFPMDQILFVSGECLISDPAGELGRVQDFLGLKRIITDKHFYFNQTKGFPCLKKAEGSSKPHCLGKTKGRTHPNIHPEVVQRLRDFYRPFNMKFYQMTGRIFGWND